Within the Luteolibacter yonseiensis genome, the region GCGACCCGTCCACCACCAGTTCCGCGCCAGCGATTTTTCCCGTGAACTCGCGCAGCATTTCCGGCGGAATGTTCCGGTCATCCCCGCCATGCCAGTAGCGGATCGGGTGGCGCACGGTTGCGGGATTGAATGTCAGAGACTGGAAATAAACCGCCGCATCCGCCATCGCTCCGTGGCCGCCATGGATGCGGACGCCTTCTTTGAAACTCCGCGCCATGACGGTCCACACTTCGGGCGAGCCGAGTACCAGTTGCTTGTCCGCCGTGCCAACGGTGCGCAGCGCCCAGGACATCGGCGGTGCGGCCGGTTTCCAACCGCATCCCATGGCCGCCGCCGTGCGGAAAACCGGAGTGAACAGACCGGCAGGAAGCTTGCGGAGTGGAATCAACGCCCGGTAGGCCGGGTGCAGGCCGCGCACGCCGCTGGCCAGACCATCCACGGGCACCATCCCGCCCAGCACCGCCGATGCCGTCAGGCGTTCCGGGATTTTCGCCGCACAGACCGCCACATATGGTCCGCCGCCGGACACACCCAGTTGGGCGAATTTCCCGATCCCCAGACCATCCGCGAACCGCTCCATCAACCCGGGCCATGAATCCAGCAGCCGCCCTCCTTCAAAAGATGATCTGCCCATGCCCGGCCGGTCCATGGCAATCAATCTCAGGCCGCGCTCGAGGGCCAGATGATGTGCCAGACGTGCCTGCAACCGGGAACTCGGCCAGCCGTGATAATACATCACCGGTTTTCCCTGCGGATCACCATATTCATTCCATGCCAGGTGCCTGCCCGGAGAAATTTCCCAAAACCGGGGTTCACCCGCAGACGGCAGGTTTTTCGCGAAATCAATCATGGCGGAGGCTCGGAACGTATCGGGAGAAAACGAAAGGTCCAA harbors:
- a CDS encoding alpha/beta fold hydrolase, which translates into the protein MIDFAKNLPSAGEPRFWEISPGRHLAWNEYGDPQGKPVMYYHGWPSSRLQARLAHHLALERGLRLIAMDRPGMGRSSFEGGRLLDSWPGLMERFADGLGIGKFAQLGVSGGGPYVAVCAAKIPERLTASAVLGGMVPVDGLASGVRGLHPAYRALIPLRKLPAGLFTPVFRTAAAMGCGWKPAAPPMSWALRTVGTADKQLVLGSPEVWTVMARSFKEGVRIHGGHGAMADAAVYFQSLTFNPATVRHPIRYWHGGDDRNIPPEMLREFTGKIAGAELVVDGSLGHFSLVVERAPAALDHLAAASA